GAAACCAACTCAGGGACCGACCTAATCCCAGAGCAGCGGCTGGAATCGGACTATCCTAAGGTGTATGACTATCTTAGTGAGTATCGTTCTCGACTCGAAGATAGGGGAAGCAAGTCAATGAACTATCCTTCATGGTACTCCCTATGGTGCCCACGCGAGAAAGAGCTGTTCGAATCGAAAAAACTTCTCACACCCGATATCTGTCAGCATCCGAAATTCACGGAAGATAGACAAGGAAGAAATTATTTCGCAGACACGACTTACGGACTGGTACTTAATAAGAACTCAAAATCGCAGAGGAAATTCTTCCTATCGGTACTGAACAGTAGCCTCACCTGGTTCTATATATATCATACGAGTCCCGTTCTCCGAGGAGATTTCCGCCGGTTCAAAACAACATATCTCGAAACCCTACCGATCATTCAAAAACGACCATCTGGGAATATTAAAAGCCTCTCAGAGGCGTGGGGTCAGAATGGATTCGAAAATAAAGCTAGAAACTCTCCTATTGACGCGCTTGTTTTCCTAGGAGAAAAGATGGGGGAGCTTCACGACTCTCGCAATACACTCAATCTCAATCTCTTCGAGTACCTTGGTAACTACACAAAAGGACCCAATCTCCCCGATATCGGCCTTTTCCAACCCACTGCATCAAATATTCTCGATGCCACCACTGAGGAGTACGAGAAACTGCAGATCGAACGCGCCCGTACGAAATGTAACGACTCGACAGTCACCATCGAAGTGACAGCACGTTACAAGCCGGAAGAAGAGGACGAGTTCGAGACTGATACCTATGGCTACACGGAGACGGAGTTCGTCAAGGCGTTCACGCTCACGAACTTGAGCGAAGAGGAGGAAGCACTCGTCGAGGCATTCGTTCCCGTCGTCGTTGAGGAGGAGATTGGGGATTTCTCCGACGGGGCTGGGAAGACAATCTCTCTCATGGATCGATTGAAAGATATCACCCTACCTGACCCCGATGACGTGGCTGACGATCTCCGGCGCTACATCGAGACAAAAGAACGAGCCGACGAACTTGACGAGAAAATCGAGAAGACCGACCAGCTCATCGACGAGATTGTTTACGACCTCTACGACCTGACTGATGAGGAAATCGAGATAGTGGAAGAAGCGGTCGCCGACGACTGAGCTTCGGATACTCCAACACTACAACCACGAAAGACCAGCATTTAGCTCCTCAAGGAAACCTGGCCGCACTTGAACTTCGGGCGGGAATACAATCGGTTCGCCCTCTTTTTCGGTTATTGTCTCACGAAGGAACGGATGTGCAGGCTCGAACGACGGACTCGTCCGTATCCGATACTCACTATCGACTGTGAATAGCGCGGCGTCGAACGCCCGGTGATGGAGTGAGTTCAGCACAAACACGTTCTCCGGATGCTCAGCGAGCTCTGGTCGCTGGCTCCGAGGTAACACGTGAGCCAGATCAAGCAGAGCCTCTTCCTGGATGCCAGTCAGAGTACACGCCTGCTCATATCGCTCAAACGTTTCAGTCCTGAACGTGTCGCTCACGGCAACTTCGGTCTGCTCGTAACGTCGAATGGTTCCACCGACAGAATCGAGCAATTCGCCGGTCGGCCATTGCTTGATCTCTCCGGACCTCACCCACTGTTTCCAGACTTCGGGTGCGTTCTCAGAACTATTCGTCCGTACACGGTCGTGTAGCCAGGAGACCGGGACCGAATGTGTGTTCAGGATCGAGAAGTGGAAGAGGTAGTTCGGAATCTGTGCTCCTGACTCGCCCTGATATGACCGAATCTCGAGGTGGTCGGGAACGCAGAGTCCACAGAACTCGACGGCGCCAGACTGTGGCTTCCGGAAGACGAGGACCGGTGGGACCTCCTCACGTCGCCCAGATGCCTTTCTGTCGAATGCTTCCTTGATTTTCTGGTTTTGCTTGGACTCGCCGTAGGGGTTGTCTGCCTTGGCATCGCCCCAGTAGCTGATGTATCCCGAATTGACAGCCAGTGTGTCTTCCCACGGGTCGTCGTGCTGAGAGACGCCCTTGTCGTTTGAGACGAGTATCAGTGCCGCCGGAGTATCACTGCGGTCAGTTCCGAGGTCCCGAATACCGCCCGTGTTTTTGATGCCACTGTTCAGCGACCCTCGAATCCACCGTAGAAACTGGTCTTCTGAGTTCCGGTAGCTTCCCGTGTCCCGATATTGTTCGCCAACTTTGAACGCCCTATTCATGATTTTCGGGATGTGGGTTGGGGAGCGTTCATTCGAGACAGCGAGTACATAATAAGAGACCTGAGTACGCAAAGACATTAAACCCGAGAGTCGCATCGGACCCATTAGTGACCAATTGCCAGTGCGGATTCGAAGTCGGGGACCGCGTAAGCTTCGCGGGTGGCGATGGTGAAGTGGCGAAAGCAAACCATCGCCCAGATGGCCAGTGTTTGCTGATGATTCTCACTGATAGCGGACAGACAAAGCGCCCGAGCGCCGTCGTCGACAAAGTCGAGGGCAGCGACACGTTACTGGCAAACCGCGAATTCGATACACCAGACCATTTCAACCTCCGGTCACGGGCTGCGGAACTCGACCTCGCCCACCGTCAGGACCGGTTCGTTACCTTGGAGAGCAGTCGCATCGACATCGCACCACACCAGGTGAAGGCCGCCCATGAGATTCTCACCTCCTACGACCACCGCTATCTGATCGGCGACGAGGTCGGTCTCGGCAAGACTATCGAGGCCGCCATCGTCATCGAGGAACTCGCCGCTCGTGGGCAGGCTGACAGGGTACTGATCGTCGCTCCTGCCCCCCTTGCGACGCAATGGCAGGAGGAACTCCGCGAGAAGTTTGACAGCAACTACGTGGTCTACGACCGCGACTACGTCGACGCGAAGCGAGGAGCCCACCCGAATAAAAACGTCTGGACACACGACGACCGCATTATCACCTCTATCGACTTCGCAAAGCAGGAGGATATGCTCGCGGCACTGGATAATCTAGACGAGGAGTGGGACATCGCCATTTTCGACGAATCGCACCACCTCACAGCGCGCCGTGAGGGGAAGCGTGGAATCGATAGGACCGAACGCTATCGGGTTGGCGAGGCGGTTTCACAGAACTCCGATGGACTTCTGTTCCTCACCGGAACGCCCCACAAGGGTAAACGCGATCAGTTCTACTTCATGATCTCGCTGCTTGCCCCATACCGATTCCGTGACGAGCACGATGTCAGCAAGGAAGGGCTCCGGGGTCTGATGATTCGTCGGCTAAAGAGCGAAATGTACGAGTCCGACGGCTCCAAAATGTTCCCAGAGAAGAATATCGAGACGCTGCCTGTCAAGTTCACGCCTGCGGAACGAGAACTCTACGAGAGTGTCACGGAGTACATCACAGAACACTACAATCTCGCTCACAGGGAGGACAACGACACTGCAGGCTTCGCCATGGTTCTCTACCAGAAGCGGCTCGTCTCGTCGATTCACGCTATCAGGAAGTCGCTCAAAAACCGGATGAAGTCCATCCAGGCCGGTGGCGCTGACCCGAGTGAACTGTCGCAGCTCACCAAGAGTCTTCTCCCACAGTATCGGGAAGACCCCGAGATGTTGACCGACGCGCAGCGAGGGAAAGTCGAAGAGGAGCTCGGCGGCGTGGCGGCATCAAGTGACCCGGCGAAGGTCAAACAGGAACTGCAAATCGTCAGAGAACTCTACAATCAGGCGAAAGCTATCGATGTCGATTCCAAGGCCGAACAGCTGCGTGAGTTCGTTGATGGCGTACTGGCCGAAGATCCCGACGAGAAAGTACTCATCTTTACTGAGTACACGGACACGCTGGAATACCTCAGAGACCGGTTGTTCAGCGAGCACGATGTCGCCCAGGTCTACGGCGATCTCTCACAACCTGAGCGGAGACGCCAACTGAAGAAATTCGAGGATGAGGCCAACATCATGCTTGCGACTGACGCGGCCCGCGAAGGGCTAAACCTTCAGTTCGCACATATCATGGTCAATTACGACCTCCCGTGGAACCCGACACGGATCGACCAGCGCATCGGTCGGCTCCACCGCTACGGGCAGGAGCGAACGGTCGAAATTCGGAACCTGTTCGTGGACGATACGCGGGAGAGCGATATCCTTGAACTCCTGCTGAGCAAGCTTGACGAGATTGAGGAAACGCTGGGCATGAGTTCCGATGTCCTCGGGCTCGTACTGGACAATGTCGATCTTGAGGACCAGATTATGACTGCTATCACGCACGAGGACGAGGCAGACTCAATTGCTGCCGATCTTGACGCGATTGTCGAAGACCAAGAAGAGGCTGTGCGCCGTGTCGACCAAGACCTGCTCATACGTGACCGCTTCGACCTGAGTGAGGAAGACCGGGAAATCCTCGACATCATTGACGAGAGTGCGGAGGATACGATTAGCGAAGCTGACGTTGAATATCTCGTCCGAACCGTGTGCAACGAATTCGGTGGCCGGATTGTCAACGTTCGGCCCG
This genomic window from Haloarcula sp. DT43 contains:
- a CDS encoding DEAD/DEAH box helicase — protein: MILTDSGQTKRPSAVVDKVEGSDTLLANREFDTPDHFNLRSRAAELDLAHRQDRFVTLESSRIDIAPHQVKAAHEILTSYDHRYLIGDEVGLGKTIEAAIVIEELAARGQADRVLIVAPAPLATQWQEELREKFDSNYVVYDRDYVDAKRGAHPNKNVWTHDDRIITSIDFAKQEDMLAALDNLDEEWDIAIFDESHHLTARREGKRGIDRTERYRVGEAVSQNSDGLLFLTGTPHKGKRDQFYFMISLLAPYRFRDEHDVSKEGLRGLMIRRLKSEMYESDGSKMFPEKNIETLPVKFTPAERELYESVTEYITEHYNLAHREDNDTAGFAMVLYQKRLVSSIHAIRKSLKNRMKSIQAGGADPSELSQLTKSLLPQYREDPEMLTDAQRGKVEEELGGVAASSDPAKVKQELQIVRELYNQAKAIDVDSKAEQLREFVDGVLAEDPDEKVLIFTEYTDTLEYLRDRLFSEHDVAQVYGDLSQPERRRQLKKFEDEANIMLATDAAREGLNLQFAHIMVNYDLPWNPTRIDQRIGRLHRYGQERTVEIRNLFVDDTRESDILELLLSKLDEIEETLGMSSDVLGLVLDNVDLEDQIMTAITHEDEADSIAADLDAIVEDQEEAVRRVDQDLLIRDRFDLSEEDREILDIIDESAEDTISEADVEYLVRTVCNEFGGRIVNVRPGPADDGGDVFDLVVPDPIAGGEVQDRYDSATFDRKNAVENESLEFIALDHPVVRSMMQFCLDSDAVGGQTAVLTGGRDLATPGLLCHFRVGYLSGTGDTVTERLVQVYVTPDGVEKTSDINITGGLPPSAADDYPAVDAVSARSDELVDRAEAVSWDVIEDLAAKAREDRQREARIRREHTQKYFEYRIDDLEDRIERFEERNTQPDEDMRVVLAKARNELKELREERDAELAKLEEEEQVIPDEPELINMAVVVNAFED
- a CDS encoding HNH endonuclease — translated: MSLRTQVSYYVLAVSNERSPTHIPKIMNRAFKVGEQYRDTGSYRNSEDQFLRWIRGSLNSGIKNTGGIRDLGTDRSDTPAALILVSNDKGVSQHDDPWEDTLAVNSGYISYWGDAKADNPYGESKQNQKIKEAFDRKASGRREEVPPVLVFRKPQSGAVEFCGLCVPDHLEIRSYQGESGAQIPNYLFHFSILNTHSVPVSWLHDRVRTNSSENAPEVWKQWVRSGEIKQWPTGELLDSVGGTIRRYEQTEVAVSDTFRTETFERYEQACTLTGIQEEALLDLAHVLPRSQRPELAEHPENVFVLNSLHHRAFDAALFTVDSEYRIRTSPSFEPAHPFLRETITEKEGEPIVFPPEVQVRPGFLEELNAGLSWL